The segment GATTACCAATCTCAATTCGCTTGATTCCTTTTACATTGTTTATACCCAGTTATGCGTCCCACCTACACCTGAATTCGAGACGTGGCTGCATTCAATACGGGATACGTATTTCAGTAGATGTGAAAGGCCGGATACTGAACGGGACGTACTAGTAACACTGTACGAGTCGACAGACGGACCGAACTGGACCGACAGTGCGAACTGGTTAAGTAGCAAATCTTTAGATCAGTGGTTCGGTATTGTTACCAATGCCTCGGGACGCGTCGAGCAGTTGACCCTCGACAACAACAATCTGTCCGGTAGAATCCCGGATGAACTCGGCCAGTTCGAAAGCTTGCGCGTACTAGATATCTCCAACAATCCTTCATTGAAGGGACAGTTACCCGTCCAGCTTAGAAACCTTTCCCTTGAAGTGCTGAAGTTTGAAGGTACAAACCTCTGTGTACCTGGGAGCAGTGAGTTTTCCAGGTGGCTATCGGGCATACCCGAGTTGGGTAATTATGCTTTCTGCCAATACACTGTAGAGCATGACCGGGAAGTGCTGGTAGCATTCTTCCATGCAACAGACGGGCCCAATTGGAACAACAATTCGAACTGGCTGAGCGACGCCCCATTGAGTGACTGGTTTGGCGTGTATACAGACAACTCTGACGGACGGGTAAAACATCTCGACTTGATTAGAAACAATCTTTCCGGTACGCTTCCACCTGCGTTGGGGAGGTTAAGTAAACTCAATGGTTTGCAGGTGTTTGATAACAAAATCTCGGGTCGTATTCCGGCTGAATTAGGCCAACTTACTGATCTGGAAATTTTAAACCTGGCATCAAACAATTTGACGGGCAACATCCCTGCAGAACTAGGAAACCTGGTTAAACTGCGTTCTTTAAACCTCCATGGAAATCAACTCACCGGAAACATCCCTGCCGAACTGGGTCATCTTAGCCAACTGTACTATATTGACCTCTCTGTAAACCAGTTGACCGGAGGTATCCCAGCTTCTCTGGGCCAATTGAAGAATATCAGTATTCTGTCATTTCGTGAAAACCGGTTGACAGGTCTAATCCCTCCCGAACTGGGGGATATTAACAACCCTAATCTCGAACAACTCGACCTGAGTTGGAATGCACTGACCGGCAATATACCTCCTGAACTGGGTCAACTTTCTCATTTGAGATATAACTTGACTCTCGGTCCAAATAGATTGTCCGGCAGCATTCCCCCTGAACTGGGGAATCTTACAAATCTTGCATGGTTGGACCTCCAGGGTAACCTGCTCACTGGCCGTATACCGCCTGAACTCGGGAACATGATCGCACTCAAACAACTCTGGCTCAACACAAACGAGCTTTCAGGCCGTATACCAGCCGAGCTAGGTAAACTGACTGAATTAGTCGATCTATCCCTGCAATACAACCAATTGTCCGGGGAATTACCTCCCGAGCTTGGATACCTGACGAATCTCAAGACGCTTGATGTAAGAGAAAACGCTGAACTGACCGGACCGATACCACGAACGATGACCGGAATCGAATTGGCCAGTTTCAATCTGAGTGGGACCCAGCTCTGTGCGCCGGCTGATCGTGATTTCCTTGACTGGTTCGAAGGCGTGGGAGGCAACGGCGAAGCCGCGCGTTGCGGTGGTCCGAACGCGCCTGACGTTGTCGTCTATCTCATGCAGGCGGTGCAGTCTCCCACGCGCCAGGTTTCCCTGGTAGAGGGAGAACCCGCCCTGGTGCGTGTGTTCCTTGCCACGCAGGAGGTGGTAACCAACAATCCCGCGGTCCGGGTGGTTTTCTTTCAAGATGGCACCGAGGTGAAAGTCGTGGATTTCCCGGGAGGGCCATCGAAGATCCCCATTCAGATTGACGAAAGCTCTCTGGAGCTTTCAGCGCATGTACCCGCCTCGATCATCAACCCGGGCCTCGAAATAGTGGTTGAGATCGATGTCGACGGAAGGCTGGACGTCGAATCAGGTATAGACATGCGCGTACCTGAAACGGGAAGAATGGCCATCGACGTACGCTCCGTGCCTCCCCTGGACCTTACCCTGGTGCCCTTGCTGTGGATTGAGAATCCCGATCACACGACCGTGACATCCACCGAGGGCCTGACGGAGAACGACGATATCTTCAGGTGGACGCGCGATCTGCTGCCCGTGAAGGAACTTAATGTCTCCGTACGAGAGCCTCTTTATTCGTCTTTGGAAATAGTCGAGAGCAATAACGAGTCTCTACTCGCCGAAGTCGAGGCGGCACGGCTCCTGGACGGTGCGAACGGTCATTACATGGGAATTTGGAACGTGGAAGAGGCAGGTATCGCGTTTGTTCCTGGTTTCGACAGCATTTCGTTGTTGGACGGTAAAATCATGGCACACGAACTGGGACATAACATGAGCCTGTTACATGCTCCTTGCGGCGGCGCCGGTCTGGTGGATGCTCGATTTCCCAACTCGGACGGTTCCATCGGAGTCTGGGGATATGATCATGTCAACGGCGAGTTGATCGCTCCTTCATCGCCTGATATCATGGGATACTGCTTTGAAAACGCATGGATAGGCGACTTTCATTTCAGGAACGCGTTTAACTACCGTGTGCGTGAGGAGAGAACCCTTGCTGCCGCAGCTTCAGAAGTCCGGACGAGATCCCTGCTGATCTGGGGCGGTCTGGACAGAAACGGAGACTTAACGCTCGAACCGGCCTTCGTTGTCGATGCGCCTTCGTCCCTTCCTCCCGCTGGAGGTCCATATGCGCTCACGGGCGAAGATGCATTCGGCAATGCGTTGTTTACGCTGAACTTCACCATGAACGAGATCGCCCATGGCGAGGGCGGTAGATTCGCATTCACCATTCCCGTAGAGGCCAACTGGTCCAATCGGCTGGCCAGCGTGGTACTGGCGGGACCCGAAGGCAACGCGGAGATAACGCGCGAAAGCGGTAGAACCGCTGCACTGTTACTGGATCAGTCAACCGGACGGGTGAGAGGCATCCTGCGGGATTGGCCGGAGCCGGGGGAATCAGCGGTATCGGCACGCTCCGTCTTGCCGGAATCGGGAATTGAGGTTCTGGTCAGTCCAGGAATCCCCGCCCCTTCGGACTGGTAGCAGGCAATAAAATACCCCACACAGGCGAGCATAAGTATTTTTAGGAGAACCTGTTCGGAACAGTGGTTGTCCCCCCGGGCAGTTCTGACGTCCTCCGTTCTGGTGAGGCATGCCATCGATACCCGGAGCAGGATTCCCTATGGTATAGCAAAGGTTCTTTTAAAATGACTTTGCTGGAAACCTGTGTGAGGTAACAGTCATTATACCTGACACGGCGCGGACCTGCAAGTGTTTTTGAATTTCAGCAGGGATTGCCGTCAGGTTTTGTCGTCAGGTCTTGCGCTTCTTCTTCTTGGCCGCGGGAAAGAGGACGTTGTTCAGGATGAGCCGGTAACCTGGGGAGTTCTTGTGGAGGGCGAGATTGGTCGGCGGATCGCCCACCAGGTGCTCCTCGTCCTCCGGATCGTGCCCCCCGTAGAAGGTGTACGTTCCCATCCCGTAGTTGCCGTGGAGGTACTTGACGTGGTCGGTCCCGGCCTCCTCCGCGAGGACGACCACGGTGCGCTTGAGCACGTCGCGGTGGAAGGAAGTGGACAGGCCGTAGAAGCCGGCGATGTAGTTTACGTGGTTCTGCGTGAGCATGGTGGGCACCGGGTCGTACTTGGCCGAGAAATCGAAGAGGGTGAAGGGTCCGGTCAGTACCTTTCCGGCATTTACCTGGTTCACGTCGATGTTGGAGAACGAACCGACGAGCGGGTTCAGCTGCAACGTGAAGTCCTCGAAGGCGAAAGTCTGGCCGAAGTCCAGCCTGGACTGGGCATCCGGATCGACGGGAGTGTGGTCGTATTCCGGCGCCACGATGTCGGTGTGGACCGAGGCCAGCGCGATCTCCAGGGTTTCCGTCGCCGCGCACATGGCGAAGACAAACCCGCCGTTCCCCACGTAGGACTTTATTCCCTGCGCCACGGCCTTCTTGGCCTCCGCGACCGTCGGATACCCCAGGCTACGCGCCAGGGCCTCGTCGGTGGCCTGCTGCTGCCGGTACCAGGGCGTGCGGTGATAGCTGTAGAACTTGCTGTACTGCCCGGTGAAATCCTCGTGGTGCAGGTGCAGCCAGTCGTATTGCTTCAACGTTCCGTCCAGCACCTCCTGGTCGAAGATCTTGCCGTAGGGCACCTCGGCGTATTCCAGCGCCAGGGTCACGGCATCGTCCCACGGCCGCTGGTCGGGCCGGGTGTATACGGCGATTTCGGGCGCTTTTTCGAGCAGCACCCGGTCCATGTTGTTTTCCTCGATGTGGGCGTAGATCCGGACCAGGTCCGCGCCGTCGATCACCTGGAAGCTCACGCCCCGCAGGTGGCAGGACCGCACGCGGTCGGCCGTGGGGTCCATGACGAAGGACCCGCCGCGGTAGTTCAGCAGCCATTCGACGGTATAACCCTGCTCCAGGGCCTGAAAGGCGATGCCGTAGGCCTTGAGATGGTCCTGCTGCTCCAGGTCCATGAAGATGAGCATCTTCTGGGCACTGGCGGGGGTCGGCAGGAGGAAAAGCAGTGAGAACAGAAAGGTTAGACGACGCATGTATTATCGTTTGGGATGATAGCAGGATGGACCGGAAGGACGATACTTTGAGTCGTCATGCTAGCGAGGATCGTCTGACGGCCAGGGAACCTCGACGCTCTGGATGGTCGACTCGGTTGAACTAGGCATGAAATGGATGATTTCCTTGCCTGTATCCATATTCAGGTCCGGCCCCACGGGATTCGGACCTCCCTGCTCGTCCAGAAAGTCCAGATAACGTTCTATCGCAGGTATCGTCCGATCGCGGGCTTCCTCGAACGTAGGCGCATTGCTGTGGATACCGGGCAATGCAGGGCAGAACGCATGGAACTGTTCGCCGTCGGATTCTATGACAACGGTAACTCTGGTCTTCATGGTTATCTTCTCTTCGATTGCGCGGATCGTGCGGGCCGTGCTGACCATGCGGCCCGGTGGAACAGCTTATAGTCACCGTCCGCTGGTTAAAATATGACCCGGTCTGTCCGCATGGTCAACGTCATTTACAGACCCTGATATACGGAATAGTCTGAGCGTGAACTATAATCTAGCGTCCGGTGCGACAAAAAATCCCGTGCGATAAAACCTCAGGCGTCCTGGTCGCCGTGCAACGCATCCAGGTTGTCCACGTACTTGTGCCCGCTGCCCGTATTGAAGAGCACGACCCGGTCGGACTGGTCGATGCGTCCCAGTGCGATCATCTTCCGCAGTCCGGCCAGCACGGCGCCGCCTTCGGGCGCCGCAAAGATGCCCTCGCATGCCCCGATCTCCCGCACGCCGCGCACCATGTCGCCGTCGGGAACGGCCACCGCGTCTCCAAAGCTCTCCCGGATCGCGGCCAGCATCAATTTGTCCCCCACGGCGGCGGGCACGCGCAGCCCGCTGGCGAGCGTGCGGGCGTTCTCCCATTCCGGGGCGTCCGGCCACTTCTGTTCCCAGGCCCGGACGATGGGCTGGCAGCCGGCGGCCTGCACCGCGACCATGCGGGGCCGTTCCGGTCCGATCCACCCGAGGGCTTCCATCTCGGAGAAGGCCTTCCACATGCCGATCAGTCCGGTCCCGCCTCCCGCCGGGTAGAGGATCGCGTCCGGCAGGACCCATCCGCACTGTTCGGCCAGTTCGTACCCCATGGTCTTCTTGCCCTCCA is part of the Gemmatimonadota bacterium genome and harbors:
- a CDS encoding asparagine synthetase B; this encodes MRRLTFLFSLLFLLPTPASAQKMLIFMDLEQQDHLKAYGIAFQALEQGYTVEWLLNYRGGSFVMDPTADRVRSCHLRGVSFQVIDGADLVRIYAHIEENNMDRVLLEKAPEIAVYTRPDQRPWDDAVTLALEYAEVPYGKIFDQEVLDGTLKQYDWLHLHHEDFTGQYSKFYSYHRTPWYRQQQATDEALARSLGYPTVAEAKKAVAQGIKSYVGNGGFVFAMCAATETLEIALASVHTDIVAPEYDHTPVDPDAQSRLDFGQTFAFEDFTLQLNPLVGSFSNIDVNQVNAGKVLTGPFTLFDFSAKYDPVPTMLTQNHVNYIAGFYGLSTSFHRDVLKRTVVVLAEEAGTDHVKYLHGNYGMGTYTFYGGHDPEDEEHLVGDPPTNLALHKNSPGYRLILNNVLFPAAKKKKRKT